From a region of the Corallococcus coralloides DSM 2259 genome:
- a CDS encoding fibronectin type III domain-containing protein, translating to MHPPRSSSRAALAVLLLLLPTLALAADRGAWAPGVAYAVGDIASYGGKGYDCRQAHTSLVGWEPPNVLALWLERTGNPPADTQAPTAPAGVGSPSKTYDSVSLTWSASTDNVGVTGYEVFVNNGASASATSTTTSATVTGLAANTSYTFTVKARDAAGNRSAASAAFSTTTPSRPAQDTQAPTAPGSLRSTGVTSSSVSLAFNASSDNVGVTGYEIFVNGGSSAAATSTTLNATVTGLAANTTYTFTAKARDAAGNRSAASNSVAVTTGNTAPTGSKVLVGYWHNFDNGSTNIRLRDVSSKFNVIQVAFAEPVPGAPSGTMGFTPYNATVAEFKADIATLKAQGRKVLISLGGANGTIHLDDAAARQAFVTSMQGLINTYGFDGLDLDLEGASLSLNGGDTDFRNPTTPRIQHLIAGTRQLLNDNGAGFLLTMAPETAYVQGGYAAYGGPWGAYLPVIYALRDRLTYLHVQHYNTGTVMGLDGRAYAQSTPDFHVAMAEMLLQGFPVGGNASAVFPALRPEQVVIGLPSSPQAAGGGYTTPANVQKALDYLMKGQSFGGTYVLRKAGGYPGFKGLMTWSINWDKFTNYEFSNSHRAYLDTYQ from the coding sequence ATGCATCCCCCTCGTTCGTCGTCCCGCGCGGCCCTCGCCGTGCTCCTGCTGCTTCTACCCACCCTGGCCCTGGCCGCGGACCGGGGCGCCTGGGCCCCAGGCGTCGCGTACGCCGTGGGCGACATCGCGTCCTATGGAGGGAAGGGCTACGACTGCCGGCAGGCCCACACGTCCCTGGTGGGCTGGGAGCCGCCCAACGTGCTCGCCCTGTGGCTGGAGCGCACCGGCAATCCTCCCGCGGACACGCAGGCCCCCACCGCGCCCGCTGGCGTCGGTTCGCCCTCCAAGACGTATGACAGCGTGTCGCTGACCTGGAGCGCGTCCACCGACAACGTGGGCGTCACCGGCTACGAGGTCTTCGTCAACAACGGCGCCTCCGCCTCCGCCACCTCCACCACGACGAGCGCCACCGTCACCGGGCTGGCCGCCAACACCTCCTATACGTTCACCGTGAAGGCGCGCGACGCGGCCGGCAACCGCTCCGCCGCGAGCGCCGCGTTCAGCACCACCACGCCCAGCCGCCCCGCGCAGGACACGCAGGCCCCCACCGCGCCCGGCTCGCTGCGCTCCACGGGCGTGACGTCCTCCAGCGTGTCCCTGGCGTTCAACGCGTCCAGCGACAACGTGGGCGTCACCGGCTACGAAATCTTCGTCAACGGCGGCTCCAGCGCGGCGGCCACCAGCACCACGCTGAACGCCACCGTGACGGGGCTCGCCGCCAACACCACGTACACCTTCACGGCGAAGGCGCGCGACGCGGCCGGCAACCGCTCCGCCGCGAGCAACAGCGTCGCCGTGACGACGGGCAACACCGCTCCCACGGGCAGCAAGGTGCTGGTCGGCTACTGGCACAACTTCGACAACGGCTCCACCAACATCCGGCTGCGCGACGTGTCCTCCAAGTTCAACGTCATCCAGGTGGCCTTCGCGGAGCCGGTGCCGGGCGCGCCGTCGGGCACCATGGGCTTCACCCCGTACAACGCCACCGTGGCCGAGTTCAAAGCGGACATCGCCACGCTCAAGGCGCAGGGCCGCAAGGTGCTCATCTCCCTGGGTGGCGCCAACGGCACCATCCACCTGGACGACGCAGCGGCGCGGCAGGCCTTCGTCACCAGCATGCAGGGGCTCATCAACACGTATGGCTTTGACGGCCTGGACCTGGACCTGGAGGGCGCGTCGCTGTCGCTCAACGGCGGGGACACCGACTTCCGCAACCCCACCACGCCGCGCATCCAGCACCTCATCGCCGGCACGCGCCAGTTGCTCAACGACAACGGCGCGGGCTTCCTGCTCACCATGGCGCCGGAGACCGCGTACGTGCAGGGCGGCTACGCGGCGTATGGTGGTCCGTGGGGCGCCTACCTCCCCGTCATTTATGCGCTGCGCGACCGGCTGACGTACCTGCACGTGCAGCACTACAACACCGGCACGGTGATGGGCCTGGACGGCCGCGCGTACGCGCAGAGCACGCCGGACTTCCACGTGGCCATGGCGGAGATGCTGCTCCAGGGCTTCCCCGTGGGCGGCAACGCGAGCGCCGTCTTCCCCGCGCTGCGGCCGGAGCAGGTCGTCATCGGCCTGCCGTCCTCGCCGCAGGCCGCGGGCGGCGGCTACACCACGCCCGCCAACGTGCAGAAGGCGCTGGACTACCTGATGAAGGGCCAGTCCTTCGGCGGCACCTACGTGCTGCGCAAGGCTGGTGGTTACCCGGGCTTCAAGGGGCTGATGACCTGGTCCATCAACTGGGACAAGTTCACGAACTACGAGTTCTCCAACAGCCACCGCGCCTACCTGGACACCTACCAGTAG
- a CDS encoding HEAT repeat domain-containing protein, with protein MAIPAHYDALSTLELALLELKEERNWAAYEALRKRDREEVFKAAVQLLRSSSARERALGADLLVQATGYDEEARLERGARSADVLLAALPTEQDASVLRAMGHTLGYIADARAVPALRALKDHLDSRVRLGVASGLSQHQDPVALQTLIELSRDGHASVREEAISALSLKDEDAVDSPELREAFLDRLSDEVTDIRTDSLIGLARRKDPRVREPLRRELERRPVAIEAIEAARYLEDVSFLPLLLAVREAARPMDDAFEGAIDFAIECLGGRAP; from the coding sequence ATGGCCATTCCTGCCCACTACGACGCCCTCTCCACGCTGGAGCTGGCCCTCCTCGAGCTGAAGGAGGAGAGGAACTGGGCGGCGTACGAGGCGCTGCGAAAGCGGGACCGGGAGGAGGTGTTCAAAGCCGCCGTGCAGCTGCTGCGGTCTTCCTCCGCGCGGGAGCGAGCCCTGGGCGCGGATCTCCTCGTCCAGGCGACCGGCTACGACGAGGAGGCACGCCTTGAACGCGGGGCGCGGTCCGCGGACGTCCTCCTGGCCGCGCTCCCCACCGAGCAGGACGCCAGCGTCCTCCGGGCAATGGGCCACACCCTCGGCTACATCGCTGACGCCCGGGCGGTGCCCGCGCTGCGGGCCTTGAAGGACCACCTGGATTCCCGGGTCCGGCTGGGAGTCGCCTCGGGTCTGTCGCAGCACCAGGACCCCGTGGCCCTCCAGACCTTGATCGAGCTCTCCCGGGACGGGCACGCGTCCGTGCGCGAGGAGGCGATCTCCGCGCTGTCCCTCAAGGACGAGGACGCGGTGGATTCTCCAGAGCTGCGGGAGGCGTTCCTCGACCGGCTCTCGGATGAAGTCACCGACATCCGGACCGACTCCCTGATCGGGCTGGCCCGGAGGAAGGACCCTCGCGTGCGGGAGCCCCTCCGCCGTGAGCTGGAGAGACGCCCCGTCGCCATCGAGGCCATCGAGGCCGCGAGGTACCTGGAGGACGTCTCGTTCCTGCCGTTGCTCCTCGCGGT
- a CDS encoding GAF domain-containing sensor histidine kinase codes for MKFLGELDEASLARTQRCNRRLADPNRLQAIRDTGLMDTPQEEAFDRLARLAAQLLNVPLTIMSLVDSNRQFFKADFGLPSPFRETRTLPIDASLCRYTLEGEPIISSNAPADPFLKFHPSTGPWGIVALIVLPLINPEGHVLGTFCCIQPTVREWTAQDHLIMKEMTASIMTEINLRDQLRKLKAEQRMRDTFVAALTHDLRTPLTASKLSVQLLGRRHADLPSVQTSVARVSASLDRAERMIQNLLDASRIKAGKLVALEMRECDLHAVAAQTLDELSALYPGRFELKAEGLFTMRADPLGLRRIVENLASNAAKYGAPGTPIEVRLERNENEVRLQVRNQGTPIAADDQQTIFEPFHRTRSATESAEKGWGLGLPLVRGLAEAHGGKATVTSSADEGTCFTITLPLDASARQRLSA; via the coding sequence ATGAAGTTTCTAGGTGAGTTGGACGAGGCCTCTCTCGCGCGGACCCAGCGGTGCAACCGTCGCCTCGCGGATCCGAACCGTCTGCAGGCCATCCGGGACACCGGGCTGATGGACACGCCCCAGGAGGAGGCCTTTGACCGCCTCGCCCGTCTGGCGGCGCAGTTGCTCAACGTCCCGCTGACCATCATGTCGCTGGTGGACTCGAACCGGCAGTTCTTCAAGGCGGACTTCGGCCTGCCCTCGCCCTTCCGGGAGACGCGGACGCTGCCCATCGACGCGTCGCTGTGCCGCTACACGCTCGAGGGGGAGCCCATCATCTCCTCGAACGCGCCCGCGGATCCGTTCCTGAAGTTCCATCCGTCCACCGGGCCCTGGGGCATCGTCGCCCTCATCGTACTGCCGTTGATCAACCCGGAAGGGCACGTGCTGGGGACCTTCTGCTGCATCCAGCCCACGGTGCGCGAGTGGACCGCGCAGGACCACCTGATCATGAAGGAGATGACGGCTTCCATCATGACGGAGATCAACCTGCGCGATCAGCTCCGGAAGCTGAAGGCCGAGCAGCGGATGCGGGACACGTTCGTCGCGGCGCTCACGCACGACCTGCGCACGCCCCTGACGGCGTCGAAGCTGAGCGTGCAGCTGCTGGGCAGGCGCCACGCGGACCTGCCGAGCGTCCAGACCTCCGTGGCCCGGGTGTCGGCGAGCCTGGACCGGGCGGAACGGATGATCCAGAACCTGCTGGACGCCAGCCGCATCAAGGCCGGCAAGCTGGTGGCGCTGGAGATGCGGGAGTGCGACCTCCACGCGGTCGCGGCCCAGACGCTGGACGAGCTCTCGGCGCTCTACCCGGGGCGCTTCGAGCTGAAGGCGGAAGGCCTGTTCACGATGCGGGCGGATCCGCTCGGGCTGCGCCGCATCGTGGAGAACCTGGCCTCCAACGCGGCGAAGTACGGCGCGCCGGGCACCCCGATTGAAGTCCGGCTGGAGCGGAACGAGAACGAGGTGCGGCTCCAGGTGCGCAACCAGGGCACGCCCATCGCCGCGGACGATCAGCAGACCATCTTCGAGCCGTTCCACCGCACGCGGTCCGCGACGGAGAGCGCGGAGAAGGGCTGGGGGCTGGGGCTGCCCCTGGTGCGAGGCCTGGCTGAAGCACACGGCGGCAAGGCCACCGTGACGAGCAGCGCCGACGAAGGGACCTGCTTCACCATCACCCTTCCGCTCGACGCGAGCGCACGGCAGCGGCTCTCGGCCTGA
- the tal gene encoding transaldolase, which translates to MNPLRQLAEFGQSVWVDNLQRSYITKGTLKKLIEEDGLKGLTSNPTIFQKAVSGSDDYQDLFDAAKGQGLSGNDLYEQLAVRDVQGAADLLKPVYDATKGQDGYASLEVSPRLALDTNGTLEEARRLWKTLSRPNVMIKVPGTLPGLPAFEQLTAEGINVNVTLLFSQERYKQIAEAYVSGLEKLAASGGDVSRVASVASFFISRIDAIVDKEIEKKLKAGATPEQQKALEGLSGKVAIANAKLAYRTFKEVFGSARWKALAAKGAKVQRVLWASTSTKSPKLRDVLYVEELIGRDTVNTMPPATIDAFRDHGKVRPSLEEDLPAAEATMRQLEAAGISMKTVTDELATDGIRLFSESFDQLLSAVGEKLKKT; encoded by the coding sequence ATGAATCCGCTGCGACAGCTCGCCGAGTTCGGCCAATCCGTCTGGGTGGACAACCTCCAGCGCAGCTACATCACCAAGGGCACGCTGAAGAAGCTCATCGAGGAGGACGGGCTCAAGGGGCTCACCTCCAACCCGACCATCTTCCAGAAGGCCGTGTCGGGCAGCGACGACTACCAGGACCTCTTCGACGCGGCGAAGGGCCAGGGCCTCTCCGGCAACGACCTCTACGAGCAGCTCGCCGTGCGCGACGTGCAGGGCGCCGCGGACCTCCTCAAGCCGGTGTACGACGCGACGAAGGGCCAGGACGGCTACGCGTCCCTGGAGGTGTCCCCGCGCCTGGCGCTGGACACGAACGGCACGCTGGAGGAGGCGCGGCGGCTGTGGAAGACGCTGTCGCGGCCCAACGTGATGATCAAGGTCCCGGGCACGCTGCCGGGCCTGCCGGCCTTCGAGCAGCTCACCGCCGAGGGCATCAACGTCAACGTGACGCTGCTCTTCAGCCAGGAGCGCTACAAGCAGATCGCCGAGGCCTACGTCTCCGGCCTGGAGAAGCTCGCCGCGTCCGGCGGGGACGTGAGCCGCGTGGCGAGCGTGGCGTCGTTCTTCATCAGCCGCATCGACGCCATCGTGGACAAGGAGATTGAAAAGAAGCTGAAGGCGGGCGCCACGCCGGAGCAGCAGAAGGCGCTGGAGGGGCTGAGCGGCAAGGTGGCCATCGCCAACGCGAAGCTCGCCTACCGCACCTTCAAGGAGGTCTTCGGTAGCGCGCGCTGGAAGGCGCTCGCGGCGAAGGGCGCCAAGGTGCAGCGCGTGCTCTGGGCGAGCACCAGCACCAAGAGCCCGAAGCTGCGCGACGTGCTCTACGTGGAGGAGCTCATCGGCCGCGACACGGTGAACACCATGCCGCCCGCCACCATCGACGCGTTCCGGGACCACGGCAAGGTGCGCCCCAGCCTGGAGGAGGACCTGCCGGCGGCGGAGGCGACGATGCGCCAGCTGGAGGCGGCCGGCATCTCCATGAAGACCGTCACGGACGAGCTGGCCACCGACGGCATCCGCCTGTTCTCCGAGTCCTTCGACCAGCTGCTCTCCGCGGTGGGAGAGAAGCTCAAGAAGACCTAG